ACGGTGCGGCTGCGGCGCAAGATCATCCGCATGCGCGCGACCGTCTGACCGTCGGTCAGTCGTCCTTCGGCTCGCCTCGCGAGCGTCGCAGCGCCCGGCCTCGGGCGATGTCCTTCTCGGTCTTCTTCTTGGCCTTCTCGATCTGGCGGGTGTCGCGCGGAGGCAACTGGATCTCCTCCTCGGCCGGCAGGCCCGCCTGCAGCTCACGACCGCGCTCCAGCTCGGCATCGAGCTCGGCGCCGAAGAGCAGGGCCAGGTTCGTGATCCACAACCACAGCAGGAACACGATGACGCCGGCCAACGAGCCGTACGTCTTGTTGTAGTTCGAGAAGTTCGAGACGTAGAGCCCGAACAGCGCCGAGGCCACGACCAACACCACGATCGCGACCACCGCACCGAGGCTGATCCAGCGGAACCGCGGCTGCTTCACGTTCGGCGTGACGTAGTAGAGCAGCGCCACGATGAAGACGACGACGATCAGCAGGACCGGCCACTTGGCGATGTTCCACACCGTCACGGCCGTGTCGCCGAGACCGACGGCGTCGCCGACCGCCTGCGCGGCAGGACCGGTCAGGACGAGCCCCAGGGCCACGACCGCGGTCAGCGCCACGAGGACGACCGTCAGCAGCAGCATCACCGGACGCAGCTTCCAGATCGGCCGGCCTTCACCGATCTCGTAGATGCGGTTCATGCCGCGGCTGAACGCGTTCACGTAGCCCGACGCCGACCACAAGGCCGCGACGAGACCGATGATGAGGCCCAGTCCCGAGTTCTGGCTCTGGCCCAGCTCGCGCAGGGTCGGCTCCAGGGTGTCGGCCGCACCGGAGGCGCCGAGGTCACGCAGGATCTGCACGAGCGCGTCGACGGTCTCGTCGCTGCGCCCGACCAGGCCGACGAGCGACAGCACCGCGACCGCGGCCGGGAACAGCGCCAGGATCGAGTAGTACGTCAGCGCCGCGGCGAGGTCGGTGCACTGGTCCTCGGAGAATTCACGCGCCGTCTTGCGCAGCACGTAGAACCACGAGGGCTTGGTGAGCTCCTTCGGGGAGTCCGGGCCGCTGTCCTTGCCAGGTTCAGCCATCAACGCCCCCGCCGCAGCGACCGCAGCACCAGGAACGCCAGGCACAGCGACGTGATGCCGGCGGCCAACGCCAACACCTCCGGTCGCGGCTTGCCGTCCTGGTCGGTCAGGGACTCGCGGGTGGAGTCCTTGAAGTCGTTCAGGGACTCGCGGGTGGAGTCCTTGAAGTCGTTCGCGGAATCCTTGACGCGGCTCTTCACGTCGAACTTGGCGGCGAGTTCGTCGACGGTGTCGGCGAGCTCCTCACGCGTCCGTTCCACCTCGTCACGCAACTCGTGGATGTTCTCGTCACTCATGGCACTCCTCGGGATCAGTGGTCTCGGGCATGTCGGACGGCGTCCACGTCGGCCTTGACGCTGTCCATCGTGCCAGTGGGAACCGGCGGACCGGCTTCCTGCACCCGGCTCTTGCCCAGCAGGGCCGCGATGCCGGCGATGACCAGCAGGACGACCGCGACGATGAGCGCCGCCAACCACGCGTCCATGACCAGCGCCAGAGCCAGGATGATGGCGGCGAGCAGGACACCGACCCCATACAGCGCGAGCAAGCCGCCCACGCCGATGAAGCCGGCCCCGATGCCTGCCTTCTTGGCCCGCCCGGTCACCTCGGCTTGCGCGAGCCGCATCTCGTCACGGACGAGCGTCTTCATCTCGGTTGTCAGTTTGGAGATGAGCTCACCGGTGGTGGCCGACGAGTGATCCGACTGCTCTTGGCTCATTGCCCGGAGACTCCCGTGGAACGGGTGCCGAATTCGGTCGAGCCCGTGCTGGTGCCGGTCGAGCCGGTGCTGGTGCCGGTCGAGCCGGTGCTCGAGCTGCTCGAATCGGTGCTGGACTTGCTCGCACCGGGCACGTGCTCCTGGGCCACGTCCTGGACCTTGTGCGTCGCGTCCTGGACCTTCGGGTTCTTCCAGAGGCTCTGGGCCTTCTCGACGATCTGGTCGTAGCGCTCGCGACCCGAACGGGCCCCGAGGACGTAACCCGCGCCGAGTCCGACGAGGAACTTCAACTTTCCGGCCATGGTGATCCCCTGTGTGTCTCGCGACCGCCCGAATGACGGTCTGTGCCGAGGGGGTACCCAGGTGTCGACCGGGTATGCGCCTCTCAGGCCAGATCGAGGAATTCGTCGAAGACCCGGCAGCCGAACTGGAGCGCGTCGATCGGGACGCGCTCGTCGACGCCGTGGAACAGTGCGGTGAAGTCCAGGTCGGCCGGCAGCCGCAGCGGCACGAAGCCGTACGACCTCATCCCCAGCTTGTGCCACGCCTTGGCGTCGGTCCCCGCGGACATGAGGAACGGCGCCACGTGGGCCTGCGGGTCGTGCTTGAGCAGCGAGACGGTCATCGCGTCGACGAGGTCGCCCTCGAACGGGTACTCCAGCGGGATGTCGAGGTGGTACGGCTCGACCGTGACGGTGTCCCCCGCGATCTGCTGCACGCGGTCGACGAAGCCGTCGTCGTGCCCGGGCAGCGGACGGCCGTCCACGTACGCGACGGCCTCGCCGGGCACGACGTTGTGCTTGTAGCCGCCCTGGACCATCGTCGCGTTGGTCGAGTTGCGCAGGCC
Above is a window of Aeromicrobium senzhongii DNA encoding:
- a CDS encoding DUF3618 domain-containing protein: MSDENIHELRDEVERTREELADTVDELAAKFDVKSRVKDSANDFKDSTRESLNDFKDSTRESLTDQDGKPRPEVLALAAGITSLCLAFLVLRSLRRGR
- a CDS encoding phage holin family protein, with the translated sequence MSQEQSDHSSATTGELISKLTTEMKTLVRDEMRLAQAEVTGRAKKAGIGAGFIGVGGLLALYGVGVLLAAIILALALVMDAWLAALIVAVVLLVIAGIAALLGKSRVQEAGPPVPTGTMDSVKADVDAVRHARDH
- a CDS encoding YihY/virulence factor BrkB family protein; the protein is MAEPGKDSGPDSPKELTKPSWFYVLRKTAREFSEDQCTDLAAALTYYSILALFPAAVAVLSLVGLVGRSDETVDALVQILRDLGASGAADTLEPTLRELGQSQNSGLGLIIGLVAALWSASGYVNAFSRGMNRIYEIGEGRPIWKLRPVMLLLTVVLVALTAVVALGLVLTGPAAQAVGDAVGLGDTAVTVWNIAKWPVLLIVVVFIVALLYYVTPNVKQPRFRWISLGAVVAIVVLVVASALFGLYVSNFSNYNKTYGSLAGVIVFLLWLWITNLALLFGAELDAELERGRELQAGLPAEEEIQLPPRDTRQIEKAKKKTEKDIARGRALRRSRGEPKDD